From a region of the Marinomonas mediterranea MMB-1 genome:
- a CDS encoding tyrosine-type recombinase/integrase, with translation MSALHQKIIDTMTLEGLSPLTQKAYLYQIGEASRYFNLPPDRIRRADIQRYILHLIRDRGWSWSSCRQSVHALNFLYQKVLSRNRLRVALPHPNKQQRIPDLLYPNEVHRMISACERGKAKAAIMLAYATGMRAGEIVRLKVPDLDGKNSCIKIREGKGRRDRYVLFPEGLKVPLREYWRVFRPTDYVVYGLDKDRKIDTSTLRRGLKLAAQQAEIHKEVRFHSLRHAFACHQLLRGMPLPRLQILLGHQVIQTTFRYLQWIAMMDLKEESSEDLLRPLETTQ, from the coding sequence ATGTCTGCGTTACATCAAAAAATCATTGATACAATGACCCTTGAAGGGTTATCCCCCCTGACTCAAAAGGCCTATCTTTATCAGATTGGTGAAGCGTCACGCTATTTTAACCTGCCGCCCGACCGTATCCGGCGGGCAGATATACAGCGTTATATCCTACACCTTATACGGGATCGGGGCTGGAGTTGGTCAAGTTGCCGACAGAGTGTTCATGCTCTGAACTTTTTGTACCAGAAGGTGTTGTCTAGAAACCGTTTAAGAGTTGCTTTACCTCACCCCAATAAACAACAGCGTATTCCTGATCTCCTTTATCCAAACGAAGTACATCGAATGATCTCAGCCTGCGAACGAGGAAAGGCGAAAGCAGCGATAATGCTGGCTTATGCCACAGGCATGAGAGCGGGAGAGATTGTTAGGCTTAAGGTGCCTGATCTCGATGGTAAAAACAGCTGCATTAAAATCAGAGAAGGAAAGGGAAGGCGAGATCGCTACGTGTTGTTTCCAGAAGGGCTCAAAGTTCCCCTTAGAGAATACTGGAGGGTGTTTCGTCCAACAGATTATGTTGTTTACGGATTGGATAAGGATCGAAAAATCGATACCTCAACTCTGAGACGAGGTCTTAAACTTGCAGCACAACAGGCAGAAATACATAAAGAAGTACGTTTTCATAGTTTGCGCCATGCGTTTGCGTGCCATCAACTATTAAGAGGCATGCCTCTTCCCAGGCTCCAGATATTACTCGGTCATCAGGTCATCCAGACCACGTTTAGGTATTTACAGTGGATCGCCATGATGGATCTAAAAGAAGAGTCGTCAGAAGACTTATTGAGACCGCTGGAGACAACGCAATGA
- the metH gene encoding methionine synthase: MVVKSRSYEAIENRLKENILILDGAMGTMIQDYKFEEADFRGERFADWKSELKGNNDLLSLTQPQVIKAIHTAYLEAGADIVETNTFNANAISMLDYHMEELSYEINYESAKLARQAADEITAKEPHKPRFVAGAIGPTSRTCTISPDVNDPGYRNVHFDELVAAYDTALDGLIKGGVDLILIETIFDTLNAKAAIYAALEYFEKTGVRYPIMISGTITDASGRTLSGQTTEAFWNSIAHAKPISVGLNCALGPKDLRQYIDELSRIADTQVSAHPNAGLPNAFGEYDESPEEMLEEIQGWVDSGFLNIIGGCCGTTPEHIAVFAEAFKESAPRTIPEIEKACRLSGLEPFNIDESSLFVNVGERTNVTGSARFKRLIKEGDYDAALEVARQQVENGAQIIDINMDEGMLDSQAAMERFLKLIASEPDISRVPIMLDSSKWEILEAGLKWVQGKGVVNSISLKEGEEKFVEQARKLMKYGAAVIVMAFDEVGQADTRERKIEICRRSYDVLVNKVGFSPEDIIFDPNIFAIATGIEEHNRYALDFIEATGDIKRELPYAKISGGVSNVSFSFRGNNPVREAIHAVFLYHAIKQGMTMGIVNAGQLAVYEDIPPRLRDAVEDAVLNRTPDATDTLLSIAGEFVGTGETVEAETQEWRSFDVSERLSHALVKGITEFIDEDTEEARQQYDRPLEVIEGPLMAGMSIVGDLFGAGKMFLPQVVKSARVMKKAVAYLMPFIEEEKARNSDTASSSAGKVIMATVKGDVHDIGKNIVGVVLQCNNFEVIDLGVMVPAEKILRTAREENADIIGLSGLITPSLDEMVHVAKEMERQEFDLPVMIGGATTSKAHTAVKIEQNYKRNQVVHVTNASRSVSVASSLLTKDEERRKEFIDTIKDDYEKTRKRFKDRASAGRRVSLNKARENKTPVDFSSVVTPKKLGITVFKESDIDFNIVQNYIDWTPFFQTWELAGAYPRILTDKVVGEEATRLFADAKAMLAKVIEEGNLDAKAVVGLFPAAQVNHDDVVIYEDESRQTERMTLSFLRNQNELKTPGKYNQCLSDFVAPKDSGVNDYMGAFACAAGFGIDPIVEAYEADHDDYNSIMVKAVADRLAEATAEYLHEKVRKELWGYAEDETLTNEELIKERYKGIRPAPGYPACPDHTEKAKLWDLLNVKENADIDLTESFAMWPTAAVSGWYFGNAESNYFGVGKIGPDQVESYAERKGMSKDDAERWLAPNLGYDPEDDRV; encoded by the coding sequence GTGGTCGTTAAATCTCGTTCTTATGAAGCGATCGAAAATCGTTTAAAGGAAAATATACTGATTCTAGACGGTGCAATGGGCACTATGATTCAGGATTATAAATTTGAGGAAGCTGATTTTCGAGGAGAACGATTCGCGGACTGGAAAAGCGAACTGAAAGGGAACAACGACTTACTTTCACTGACTCAACCTCAAGTGATTAAGGCGATTCATACCGCGTACCTTGAAGCGGGTGCTGACATTGTTGAGACGAATACCTTCAATGCGAATGCCATTTCCATGCTTGATTACCACATGGAAGAACTTAGCTACGAAATCAACTATGAGTCTGCGAAACTTGCGCGTCAGGCAGCCGATGAGATCACAGCCAAAGAGCCGCACAAACCTCGTTTTGTTGCGGGTGCTATTGGCCCCACATCGCGTACTTGTACCATTTCCCCTGATGTGAATGACCCAGGTTATCGTAATGTTCATTTTGATGAGCTTGTCGCTGCGTACGATACGGCGCTGGATGGTCTCATCAAAGGCGGCGTTGATCTTATCTTAATCGAAACAATTTTCGACACATTGAACGCCAAAGCGGCGATCTATGCCGCATTAGAATACTTCGAAAAAACAGGGGTACGTTATCCGATTATGATATCGGGCACGATCACCGACGCGTCGGGTCGAACCTTATCTGGTCAAACAACCGAAGCGTTCTGGAACTCCATTGCACATGCCAAGCCCATTTCCGTTGGACTAAACTGTGCGCTTGGCCCAAAAGACCTACGCCAATATATTGATGAACTGTCTCGCATCGCTGATACACAAGTCTCTGCACACCCCAATGCTGGCCTACCGAATGCCTTTGGTGAATACGATGAGTCACCAGAAGAAATGCTTGAAGAGATTCAAGGGTGGGTGGACTCTGGCTTCCTAAACATCATAGGTGGCTGTTGCGGAACAACGCCGGAACACATTGCTGTGTTTGCCGAAGCGTTCAAAGAATCCGCACCTCGAACTATTCCAGAAATCGAAAAAGCGTGTCGCCTGTCGGGGTTAGAGCCATTTAACATTGATGAAAGTAGCTTGTTTGTAAACGTGGGTGAAAGAACCAACGTAACAGGTTCTGCTCGATTCAAACGTCTTATTAAAGAAGGCGATTATGACGCCGCATTGGAAGTCGCGAGGCAGCAAGTAGAAAACGGTGCCCAAATTATCGACATCAACATGGACGAAGGGATGTTGGATTCTCAAGCGGCCATGGAGCGTTTTCTTAAATTAATTGCCTCTGAGCCAGATATCTCTCGTGTTCCGATCATGCTTGATTCCTCAAAGTGGGAAATCTTAGAAGCGGGCCTGAAATGGGTTCAAGGTAAGGGCGTCGTAAACTCCATTAGCTTGAAAGAAGGCGAAGAGAAATTCGTTGAGCAAGCTCGAAAACTCATGAAGTACGGCGCAGCCGTGATCGTTATGGCGTTTGACGAAGTAGGTCAAGCGGACACTCGTGAGCGCAAGATAGAAATTTGTCGTCGTTCGTACGACGTATTGGTTAACAAAGTTGGCTTTTCACCAGAAGACATCATCTTTGATCCCAACATTTTTGCGATCGCGACAGGTATTGAAGAACATAACCGTTATGCTTTGGACTTTATCGAAGCAACGGGCGATATTAAACGAGAGCTGCCTTACGCTAAAATCTCTGGCGGCGTGTCCAATGTCTCTTTCTCATTCCGTGGTAACAACCCTGTGCGCGAAGCGATTCACGCCGTGTTCCTATACCACGCGATCAAACAAGGCATGACAATGGGGATCGTGAACGCGGGTCAACTTGCGGTTTACGAAGACATTCCACCACGTCTACGAGACGCCGTGGAAGACGCGGTATTAAACCGAACACCTGACGCAACGGACACCTTGCTTTCCATTGCTGGTGAATTCGTCGGAACAGGCGAAACGGTCGAAGCAGAAACTCAGGAATGGCGCTCATTTGACGTAAGTGAGCGTCTGAGTCATGCCTTAGTAAAAGGCATTACAGAATTTATCGATGAAGACACTGAAGAAGCACGCCAACAGTACGATAGACCTCTCGAAGTAATCGAAGGGCCGCTCATGGCGGGCATGAGTATTGTTGGTGATCTGTTTGGTGCGGGTAAAATGTTCTTACCGCAGGTCGTAAAATCAGCACGAGTCATGAAGAAGGCCGTTGCGTATTTGATGCCGTTCATCGAAGAAGAGAAAGCACGTAATTCAGATACCGCTTCTTCAAGCGCTGGTAAAGTCATCATGGCAACCGTAAAAGGTGACGTGCATGACATTGGTAAAAATATCGTCGGCGTTGTACTTCAATGTAATAACTTTGAAGTGATTGACCTAGGTGTCATGGTACCCGCAGAGAAAATCTTGCGTACCGCGCGTGAAGAAAACGCCGACATTATTGGTTTATCTGGACTGATCACACCGTCTTTGGACGAGATGGTTCATGTTGCCAAAGAAATGGAGCGTCAAGAGTTCGACCTGCCTGTCATGATTGGTGGCGCAACGACCTCTAAGGCCCATACAGCGGTTAAAATTGAACAAAATTACAAGCGTAACCAAGTCGTGCATGTGACGAACGCCTCTCGAAGTGTGAGTGTTGCCAGTTCGTTATTGACCAAAGACGAAGAACGTCGTAAAGAATTTATCGACACCATTAAAGATGACTACGAAAAAACGCGTAAACGCTTTAAAGACCGAGCAAGTGCTGGCCGTCGCGTGTCGCTAAACAAAGCGCGTGAAAATAAAACGCCTGTTGATTTCAGCTCTGTTGTGACACCTAAGAAACTCGGCATTACCGTTTTTAAAGAATCGGATATCGATTTTAATATTGTTCAAAATTACATCGATTGGACTCCGTTCTTCCAAACGTGGGAATTGGCAGGCGCTTACCCACGAATTCTAACGGACAAGGTCGTCGGAGAAGAAGCCACTCGACTCTTTGCAGACGCCAAAGCCATGTTAGCGAAGGTTATTGAAGAAGGTAACCTAGACGCAAAAGCCGTTGTTGGCTTGTTCCCAGCAGCTCAGGTTAACCATGACGATGTGGTCATCTACGAAGACGAAAGCCGTCAAACGGAACGCATGACACTGAGCTTCTTGCGTAATCAGAACGAACTGAAAACACCGGGTAAATACAACCAGTGTCTATCTGACTTCGTCGCACCAAAAGACAGTGGTGTTAACGACTACATGGGCGCGTTTGCGTGTGCGGCTGGCTTTGGTATTGATCCAATTGTCGAAGCGTACGAGGCTGATCACGACGACTATAACTCCATCATGGTCAAAGCCGTGGCAGATCGTTTAGCGGAAGCAACAGCAGAATACCTGCATGAAAAAGTGCGAAAAGAACTATGGGGTTATGCTGAAGACGAAACCCTGACCAACGAAGAGCTGATTAAAGAGCGTTATAAAGGCATCCGTCCTGCACCGGGTTACCCAGCGTGCCCTGATCACACTGAAAAAGCCAAACTGTGGGATCTGCTAAACGTAAAAGAAAACGCAGACATAGACCTAACGGAAAGCTTCGCAATGTGGCCCACGGCGGCTGTAAGCGGTTGGTACTTTGGGAACGCCGAAAGTAACTATTTCGGAGTCGGTAAAATTGGCCCTGATCAAGTAGAAAGCTATGCTGAACGCAAAGGTATGAGTAAAGACGACGCAGAGCGTTGGTTAGCTCCGAATCTAGGGTATGACCCAGAAGACGACCGCGTATAA
- the cobO gene encoding cob(I)yrinic acid a,c-diamide adenosyltransferase: MSKAIKDPEKHVERMKRIKEHVDRRIAKAQEDKGTFVLLTGNGKGKSSSSLGMVARALGHGMKVGVVQFLKGEWDTGEISFFKQHENVQWHIMSSGFTWETQNREQDKASSEEAWAHAKALLQDDSIDLVVLDELTYLLHYEYLNEDDVVSAIINRPENQHLVVSGRGASESLIELADTVSEIKEIKHAFKRGIKAQKGLEY; the protein is encoded by the coding sequence ATGTCCAAAGCGATTAAAGATCCCGAAAAACACGTCGAGAGAATGAAACGTATTAAAGAGCACGTCGACCGTCGGATAGCAAAAGCGCAAGAGGACAAAGGCACGTTTGTGTTGCTCACAGGTAACGGAAAAGGGAAGTCCAGCTCATCATTAGGAATGGTTGCAAGAGCACTCGGGCACGGTATGAAAGTGGGCGTTGTGCAATTCTTGAAAGGCGAATGGGACACGGGCGAAATAAGCTTCTTCAAACAACATGAAAACGTCCAATGGCACATAATGAGCTCCGGCTTTACATGGGAAACCCAAAACCGCGAACAAGACAAAGCCAGTTCAGAAGAGGCATGGGCACACGCCAAAGCATTGCTGCAAGACGACAGCATCGACCTTGTGGTACTCGATGAACTGACTTATCTTCTACACTACGAATACCTCAACGAAGACGACGTTGTCTCCGCCATCATCAACCGACCTGAAAACCAACACCTTGTTGTATCAGGCCGTGGCGCATCTGAATCCCTTATCGAACTCGCCGACACCGTCAGCGAAATCAAAGAAATCAAACACGCCTTCAAACGCGGTATCAAAGCTCAGAAAGGGCTTGAGTACTAA
- a CDS encoding IS91 family transposase, translating into MKGMEKVNLAQLVQHCQQNQTLCASPRQWQVLHHIEDCRTEKMGTGQYECHHCGYHWYWHHSCRDRHCPQCQTKANEDWVRKQTERSVPAPYFHIVFTLPHQLNEWISQHDRVIYHALFHSAWQTLNVLAIRKYHGRAGMTAVLHTWGQTLVRHVHLHALVPAGVLGTQSWKRVNKSYFLPVKLMSNRFRGLMVSLLREAHKQGELEGVTQQQLTSKLNELMSAPWVVYCKSALEYQETLIRYLARYTHRIGLSNHRIQSWDGEHVRLSYKDYRTNTQSQMTLTPEELLRRFLLHVLPKGFMRVRHYGYMSNAIRRKSLLKIREQDAPRPEKDKKHPTGVSGNRMSLPCVR; encoded by the coding sequence ATGAAAGGCATGGAAAAGGTTAACCTTGCTCAGCTGGTTCAGCATTGTCAACAGAACCAAACTTTATGTGCAAGCCCACGGCAATGGCAGGTGCTTCATCACATTGAAGACTGCCGAACTGAAAAGATGGGAACGGGGCAATACGAATGCCATCATTGCGGGTATCACTGGTACTGGCATCACAGCTGTCGAGATCGTCATTGTCCACAATGTCAGACCAAAGCAAATGAAGATTGGGTAAGAAAACAAACAGAGCGAAGTGTGCCAGCGCCGTACTTCCATATCGTGTTTACTCTGCCTCACCAGCTCAATGAATGGATCAGCCAGCATGATAGAGTCATCTACCACGCCTTGTTTCACTCTGCTTGGCAAACCTTAAACGTGCTCGCGATCCGAAAATATCACGGTAGAGCAGGGATGACGGCTGTGTTGCATACTTGGGGGCAAACGCTGGTACGACATGTTCATCTGCATGCACTCGTGCCAGCCGGTGTACTGGGGACGCAATCTTGGAAGCGAGTCAACAAGTCGTATTTTTTGCCCGTCAAACTGATGTCGAATCGATTCAGAGGGCTCATGGTGAGCCTGCTACGTGAAGCACACAAGCAAGGCGAATTGGAAGGTGTTACACAGCAACAGCTTACTTCTAAACTAAACGAACTGATGTCTGCTCCTTGGGTAGTGTATTGCAAATCCGCACTGGAATACCAAGAGACCCTGATCCGCTACCTTGCTCGCTATACGCATCGTATTGGTCTGAGTAATCACCGTATTCAATCGTGGGACGGCGAGCATGTCCGCTTATCGTACAAAGACTACCGAACGAATACACAAAGCCAGATGACACTCACACCCGAAGAGCTGCTAAGGCGGTTTTTGCTTCACGTTCTGCCGAAAGGGTTCATGCGAGTAAGACACTATGGCTATATGTCGAATGCGATCCGACGAAAGAGCCTATTAAAAATACGAGAACAAGATGCGCCCCGTCCTGAAAAAGATAAAAAGCACCCAACAGGAGTCTCCGGTAATAGGATGTCATTGCCCTGCGTACGGTGA
- a CDS encoding alpha/beta fold hydrolase produces the protein MNNWSLQYTFQYKGREVKYDIKGEGEPLILVHGTPWSSFNLRHLIDDLACHYKVYFFDLLGYGESDKSEADVSLGIQNKLLNALVKHWELESPFIVGHDFGGTTVLRNHILDKGSYRKIVVIDPVALSPWGSPFFKHIEKHESAFSGLPDYIHSAIVEAYIKTAAHQNLTQETIDGILTPWSGEQGKQAFYRQIAQADSVFTDEFQDKFNEVNAPVLILWGEEDEWIPCEQAYVLQSKIKGSKLVTVPDTGHLVIEEAPALLSAEIRAFFES, from the coding sequence TTGAACAACTGGAGTCTCCAGTACACCTTTCAATATAAAGGGCGGGAAGTAAAGTACGATATTAAAGGTGAGGGAGAACCTCTAATTTTGGTACACGGTACGCCGTGGTCGTCTTTCAACTTAAGACATTTGATTGATGACTTAGCCTGCCATTATAAGGTTTACTTCTTTGATCTACTTGGATATGGAGAATCGGATAAAAGTGAAGCCGATGTTTCTCTTGGAATACAAAATAAATTATTGAATGCTTTAGTTAAACATTGGGAATTGGAGTCGCCTTTTATTGTCGGTCATGACTTCGGTGGTACGACAGTGTTGAGAAATCATATCTTAGATAAAGGTAGTTATAGAAAGATTGTTGTCATTGATCCTGTCGCGTTATCTCCTTGGGGATCACCATTCTTTAAGCATATCGAAAAACATGAAAGCGCTTTTTCTGGGCTACCAGATTATATTCATTCAGCAATAGTCGAAGCGTATATAAAAACAGCTGCACACCAAAATCTTACACAAGAAACAATCGATGGAATATTAACGCCATGGAGTGGTGAACAGGGAAAGCAAGCTTTTTATCGACAGATTGCTCAAGCCGATTCAGTTTTTACTGATGAATTTCAAGATAAGTTTAACGAGGTAAACGCACCTGTTCTCATATTGTGGGGTGAAGAGGATGAGTGGATACCTTGCGAACAAGCTTATGTACTTCAAAGTAAAATAAAAGGTTCTAAGCTTGTGACCGTGCCAGATACGGGGCATCTTGTGATTGAAGAGGCTCCTGCTTTGCTATCTGCTGAGATTAGAGCGTTCTTCGAAAGTTGA
- a CDS encoding TRADD-N-associated membrane domain-containing protein — MPEVDIVFTPKEKIELLKKQKASFEKQADKFRFRVTHLSIAIALGWILLIGLGYLENELDGTKEILTFSMGGIAAGSGIYVFLIYYVRFFTWFAKSNVDKQLLKEGAANLQDTIETDFVTKLVQINFKYLDQYYEQTQNQANKSFFLAAFASLAGLAVITTGIVMMYNGSGDVTPAYVTTAAGVTSEFIAAIFFYFYNQTVSKMSDYHDKLVVTQNISLALKIAEDLETDDRSDTQKQLVDRLSENVNEYLTRK, encoded by the coding sequence ATGCCTGAAGTAGACATAGTTTTTACGCCGAAGGAAAAGATTGAGCTCCTTAAGAAGCAGAAGGCGTCATTTGAAAAGCAAGCGGACAAATTTCGATTTAGAGTGACCCATCTATCTATAGCGATAGCATTAGGCTGGATTTTATTAATAGGCCTTGGGTATCTTGAAAACGAACTTGATGGAACCAAGGAAATATTAACTTTTTCAATGGGAGGTATTGCTGCAGGGTCAGGGATTTACGTTTTCCTTATTTATTACGTTCGGTTTTTTACGTGGTTTGCTAAATCGAATGTTGATAAACAACTACTAAAAGAAGGCGCTGCAAACTTACAAGATACAATTGAAACTGATTTTGTTACAAAGCTTGTTCAGATTAACTTTAAATACTTGGACCAGTATTATGAACAAACACAAAATCAAGCTAATAAAAGCTTTTTTCTAGCGGCTTTTGCATCACTAGCTGGTTTAGCTGTCATAACTACGGGAATCGTTATGATGTATAACGGCTCGGGAGATGTCACTCCTGCATATGTTACAACAGCAGCAGGGGTTACTAGCGAGTTTATCGCAGCTATATTTTTCTATTTTTACAATCAAACTGTCAGCAAAATGTCAGATTATCACGACAAATTGGTAGTTACACAGAATATTAGTCTCGCCCTAAAAATTGCAGAAGATCTTGAAACTGACGATAGAAGCGATACTCAGAAGCAACTTGTTGATAGGTTGTCAGAAAATGTTAACGAATACCTAACTAGAAAGTAG